In Panthera tigris isolate Pti1 chromosome C1, P.tigris_Pti1_mat1.1, whole genome shotgun sequence, the following proteins share a genomic window:
- the TRIM45 gene encoding tripartite motif-containing protein 45 isoform X5 — MPLTSSLALFLPSALALLPPGPRHLERSLPSPSEWPGEDVEFPNLIGWWWCHSGGRRDPQRRRPPLSDGDWTRLSRPGWDWCEVDLPMGGVKALTIDHLAMNDVMLESLRGEGQGLVCDLCSDREVEKRCQTCRANLCHFCCQAHRRQKKTTYHTVVDLKDLKGYSRIGKPILCPVHPAEELRLFCELCDRPVCRDCVVGEHREHPYDFASNVIHKHGDSVRELLRGTQPHVEALEEALAQITEMNSALQKRVEAVAADVRTFSEGYVKAIEEHRDRLLKQLEDIRVQKENSLQLQKAQLEQLLADMRTGVEFTEHLLTSGSDLEILITKGVVVERLTKLNKVEYSAHPGVNDKIRFSPQQRAGRCRGYEVYGTINTKEVDPAKCVLQGEDLHRAREKQTASFTLLCKDAAGESMGRGGDSVHVAVVPKDKKDSPVRTLVQDNKDGTYYVSYTPKEPGIYTVLVCVKEQHVQGSPFTVTVRKRHRSHTGVFHCCTFCSSGGQKTARCACGGTMPGGYLGCGHGHKGHPGRPHWSCCGKFAEKSECTWTGGESAPRSLLRTVAL, encoded by the exons ATGCCGCTCACTTCCAGCCTcgctcttttcctcccctccgcCCTAGCCCTCCTGCCGCCGGGCCCCCGGCACTTAGAaagatccctcccctccccgtcgGAGTGGCCCGGCGAAGATGTGGAATTTCCAAACCTTATTGGATGGTGGTGGTGTCACTCTGGGGGGAGGCGGGACCCCCAGCGGCGAAGGCCGCCCCTCTCGGACGGTGATTGGACTCGCCTGAGTAGACCGGGCTGGGATTGGTGCGAG GTGGACCTGCCCATGGGTGGAGTGAAGGCTTTAACCATAGACCACCTGGCCATGAATGACGTGATGCTGGAGAGTCTTCGTGGGGAAGGCCAGGGCCTGGTGTGTGACCTGTGCAGCGACAGGGAAGTGGAGAAGAGATGTCAGACCTGCAGAGCCAACCTCTGCCACTTCTGCTGCCAGGCTCATAG GCGGCAGAAGAAAACAACTTACCACACGGTGGTGGACCTAAAAGACTTGAAAGGCTACAGCAGGATCGGGAAGCCCATTCTGTGTCCCGTGCACCCAGCAGAGGAGCTGAGACTGTTCTGTGAGCTCTGTGACCGGCCCGTGTGCCGGGACTGCGTGGTGGGCGAGCACCGGGAGCACCCCTACGACTTTGCCAGCAACGTTATTCACAAGCACGGGGACTCCGTGCGGGAGCTTCTCAGAGGCACCCAGCCCCACGTGGAGGCCCTGGAGGAAGCCCTGGCACAGATCACAGAGATGAACAGTGCCCTCCAGAAGCGAGTGGAGGCTGTGGCAGCTGACGTGCGAACGTTCTCCGAGGGTTACGTCAAGGCCATTGAGGAGCACCGGGACAGGCTGCTGAAGCAGCTGGAAGACATCCGGGTCCAGAAGGAAAACTCCCTGCAGCTGCAGAAGGCACAGCTCGAGCAGCTGCTGGCGGACATGCGGACGGGCGTGGAgttcactgagcacctgctgaCCAGTGGCTCGGACTTGGAGATCCTCATCACCAAGGGGGTGGTAGTGGAACGGCTCACGAAGCTGAACAAAGTTGAATATAGTGCCCATCCTGGAGTAAACGATAAGATACGCTTCTCTCCTCAGCAGAGAGCAGGCCGGTGCCGTGGCTATGAAGTTTATGGGACCATCAATACGAAAGAGGTCGATCCAGCTAAATGTGTCCTTCAAGGAGAAG ATCTCCACAGAGCCCGGGAGAAACAGACAGCCTCTTTCACCCTGCTTTGCAAGGATGCAGCaggagagagcatgggcaggggaggagacagCGTGCACGTCGCTGTAGTCCCCAAAGATAAGAAAGACAG TCCGGTCAGAACGCTGGTACAAGATAACAAGGATGGGACGTACTATGTCTCCTATACTCCCAAGGAGCCTGGCATCTATACCGTGTTGGTCTGCGTCAAAGAGCAGCATGTGCAG GGCTCACCATTCACTGTGACCGTGAGGAAAAGGCATCGCTCACACACAGGCGTGTTTCACTGCTGCACGTTCTGCTCCAGCGGAGGCCAGAAAACGGCTCGCTGTGCCTGTGGAGGCACCATGCCAG GTGGGTACCTGGGCTGTGGCCACGGACACAAAGGTCACCCAGGCCGCCCGCACTGGTCATGCTGCGGGAAGTTTGCTGAGAAGTCGGAATGCACATGGACAGGTGGGGAGAGTGCACCGAGGAGTCTACTCAGGACCGTAGCCCTCTGA
- the TRIM45 gene encoding tripartite motif-containing protein 45 isoform X3, translating to MWNFQTLLDGGGVTLGGGGTPSGEGRPSRTNYPEPFLILGTNVGNMSENRKPLLGFVGKLPSGTALGNSGKTHCPLCMGLFKAPRLLPCLHTVCTTCLEQLEPYSVVDIRGGDSDTSSEGSIFQELKPHSLQPQIGILCPVCDTQVDLPMGGVKALTIDHLAMNDVMLESLRGEGQGLVCDLCSDREVEKRCQTCRANLCHFCCQAHRRQKKTTYHTVVDLKDLKGYSRIGKPILCPVHPAEELRLFCELCDRPVCRDCVVGEHREHPYDFASNVIHKHGDSVRELLRGTQPHVEALEEALAQITEMNSALQKRVEAVAADVRTFSEGYVKAIEEHRDRLLKQLEDIRVQKENSLQLQKAQLEQLLADMRTGVEFTEHLLTSGSDLEILITKGVVVERLTKLNKVEYSAHPGVNDKIRFSPQQRAGRCRGYEVYGTINTKEVDPAKCVLQGEDLHRAREKQTASFTLLCKDAAGESMGRGGDSVHVAVVPKDKKDSPVRTLVQDNKDGTYYVSYTPKEPGIYTVLVCVKEQHVQGSPFTVTVRKRHRSHTGVFHCCTFCSSGGQKTARCACGGTMPGGYLGCGHGHKGHPGRPHWSCCGKFAEKSECTWTGGESAPRSLLRTVAL from the exons ATGTGGAATTTCCAAACCTTATTGGATGGTGGTGGTGTCACTCTGGGGGGAGGCGGGACCCCCAGCGGCGAAGGCCGCCCCTCTCGGACG AACTACCCAGAGCCTTTCCTGATACTGGGCACAAACGTGGGGAATATGTCAGAAAACAGGAAGCCGCTGCTGGGCTTCGTGGGCAAACTCCCCAGTGGGACTGCACTTGGGAACTCAGGCAAGACTCACTGCCCTTTGTGCATGGGGCTTTTCAAAGCCCCCAGGCTCTTGCCTTGTTTGCACACAGTTTGCACCACGTGTCTGGAGCAGCTGGAACCCTACTCGGTAGTGGACATCCGAGGGGGCGACTCTGACACAAGCTCTGAGGGGTCAATATTCCAGGAACTCAAGCCACACAGTCTGCAGCCCCAGATCGGCATCCTCTGTCCGGTATGTGACACTCAGGTGGACCTGCCCATGGGTGGAGTGAAGGCTTTAACCATAGACCACCTGGCCATGAATGACGTGATGCTGGAGAGTCTTCGTGGGGAAGGCCAGGGCCTGGTGTGTGACCTGTGCAGCGACAGGGAAGTGGAGAAGAGATGTCAGACCTGCAGAGCCAACCTCTGCCACTTCTGCTGCCAGGCTCATAG GCGGCAGAAGAAAACAACTTACCACACGGTGGTGGACCTAAAAGACTTGAAAGGCTACAGCAGGATCGGGAAGCCCATTCTGTGTCCCGTGCACCCAGCAGAGGAGCTGAGACTGTTCTGTGAGCTCTGTGACCGGCCCGTGTGCCGGGACTGCGTGGTGGGCGAGCACCGGGAGCACCCCTACGACTTTGCCAGCAACGTTATTCACAAGCACGGGGACTCCGTGCGGGAGCTTCTCAGAGGCACCCAGCCCCACGTGGAGGCCCTGGAGGAAGCCCTGGCACAGATCACAGAGATGAACAGTGCCCTCCAGAAGCGAGTGGAGGCTGTGGCAGCTGACGTGCGAACGTTCTCCGAGGGTTACGTCAAGGCCATTGAGGAGCACCGGGACAGGCTGCTGAAGCAGCTGGAAGACATCCGGGTCCAGAAGGAAAACTCCCTGCAGCTGCAGAAGGCACAGCTCGAGCAGCTGCTGGCGGACATGCGGACGGGCGTGGAgttcactgagcacctgctgaCCAGTGGCTCGGACTTGGAGATCCTCATCACCAAGGGGGTGGTAGTGGAACGGCTCACGAAGCTGAACAAAGTTGAATATAGTGCCCATCCTGGAGTAAACGATAAGATACGCTTCTCTCCTCAGCAGAGAGCAGGCCGGTGCCGTGGCTATGAAGTTTATGGGACCATCAATACGAAAGAGGTCGATCCAGCTAAATGTGTCCTTCAAGGAGAAG ATCTCCACAGAGCCCGGGAGAAACAGACAGCCTCTTTCACCCTGCTTTGCAAGGATGCAGCaggagagagcatgggcaggggaggagacagCGTGCACGTCGCTGTAGTCCCCAAAGATAAGAAAGACAG TCCGGTCAGAACGCTGGTACAAGATAACAAGGATGGGACGTACTATGTCTCCTATACTCCCAAGGAGCCTGGCATCTATACCGTGTTGGTCTGCGTCAAAGAGCAGCATGTGCAG GGCTCACCATTCACTGTGACCGTGAGGAAAAGGCATCGCTCACACACAGGCGTGTTTCACTGCTGCACGTTCTGCTCCAGCGGAGGCCAGAAAACGGCTCGCTGTGCCTGTGGAGGCACCATGCCAG GTGGGTACCTGGGCTGTGGCCACGGACACAAAGGTCACCCAGGCCGCCCGCACTGGTCATGCTGCGGGAAGTTTGCTGAGAAGTCGGAATGCACATGGACAGGTGGGGAGAGTGCACCGAGGAGTCTACTCAGGACCGTAGCCCTCTGA
- the TRIM45 gene encoding tripartite motif-containing protein 45 isoform X4, with protein MPLTSSLALFLPSALALLPPGPRHLERSLPSPSEWPGEDVEFPNLIGWWWCHSGGRRDPQRRRPPLSDGDWTRLSRPGWDWCEELKPHSLQPQIGILCPVCDTQVDLPMGGVKALTIDHLAMNDVMLESLRGEGQGLVCDLCSDREVEKRCQTCRANLCHFCCQAHRRQKKTTYHTVVDLKDLKGYSRIGKPILCPVHPAEELRLFCELCDRPVCRDCVVGEHREHPYDFASNVIHKHGDSVRELLRGTQPHVEALEEALAQITEMNSALQKRVEAVAADVRTFSEGYVKAIEEHRDRLLKQLEDIRVQKENSLQLQKAQLEQLLADMRTGVEFTEHLLTSGSDLEILITKGVVVERLTKLNKVEYSAHPGVNDKIRFSPQQRAGRCRGYEVYGTINTKEVDPAKCVLQGEDLHRAREKQTASFTLLCKDAAGESMGRGGDSVHVAVVPKDKKDSPVRTLVQDNKDGTYYVSYTPKEPGIYTVLVCVKEQHVQGSPFTVTVRKRHRSHTGVFHCCTFCSSGGQKTARCACGGTMPGGYLGCGHGHKGHPGRPHWSCCGKFAEKSECTWTGGESAPRSLLRTVAL; from the exons ATGCCGCTCACTTCCAGCCTcgctcttttcctcccctccgcCCTAGCCCTCCTGCCGCCGGGCCCCCGGCACTTAGAaagatccctcccctccccgtcgGAGTGGCCCGGCGAAGATGTGGAATTTCCAAACCTTATTGGATGGTGGTGGTGTCACTCTGGGGGGAGGCGGGACCCCCAGCGGCGAAGGCCGCCCCTCTCGGACGGTGATTGGACTCGCCTGAGTAGACCGGGCTGGGATTGGTGCGAG GAACTCAAGCCACACAGTCTGCAGCCCCAGATCGGCATCCTCTGTCCGGTATGTGACACTCAGGTGGACCTGCCCATGGGTGGAGTGAAGGCTTTAACCATAGACCACCTGGCCATGAATGACGTGATGCTGGAGAGTCTTCGTGGGGAAGGCCAGGGCCTGGTGTGTGACCTGTGCAGCGACAGGGAAGTGGAGAAGAGATGTCAGACCTGCAGAGCCAACCTCTGCCACTTCTGCTGCCAGGCTCATAG GCGGCAGAAGAAAACAACTTACCACACGGTGGTGGACCTAAAAGACTTGAAAGGCTACAGCAGGATCGGGAAGCCCATTCTGTGTCCCGTGCACCCAGCAGAGGAGCTGAGACTGTTCTGTGAGCTCTGTGACCGGCCCGTGTGCCGGGACTGCGTGGTGGGCGAGCACCGGGAGCACCCCTACGACTTTGCCAGCAACGTTATTCACAAGCACGGGGACTCCGTGCGGGAGCTTCTCAGAGGCACCCAGCCCCACGTGGAGGCCCTGGAGGAAGCCCTGGCACAGATCACAGAGATGAACAGTGCCCTCCAGAAGCGAGTGGAGGCTGTGGCAGCTGACGTGCGAACGTTCTCCGAGGGTTACGTCAAGGCCATTGAGGAGCACCGGGACAGGCTGCTGAAGCAGCTGGAAGACATCCGGGTCCAGAAGGAAAACTCCCTGCAGCTGCAGAAGGCACAGCTCGAGCAGCTGCTGGCGGACATGCGGACGGGCGTGGAgttcactgagcacctgctgaCCAGTGGCTCGGACTTGGAGATCCTCATCACCAAGGGGGTGGTAGTGGAACGGCTCACGAAGCTGAACAAAGTTGAATATAGTGCCCATCCTGGAGTAAACGATAAGATACGCTTCTCTCCTCAGCAGAGAGCAGGCCGGTGCCGTGGCTATGAAGTTTATGGGACCATCAATACGAAAGAGGTCGATCCAGCTAAATGTGTCCTTCAAGGAGAAG ATCTCCACAGAGCCCGGGAGAAACAGACAGCCTCTTTCACCCTGCTTTGCAAGGATGCAGCaggagagagcatgggcaggggaggagacagCGTGCACGTCGCTGTAGTCCCCAAAGATAAGAAAGACAG TCCGGTCAGAACGCTGGTACAAGATAACAAGGATGGGACGTACTATGTCTCCTATACTCCCAAGGAGCCTGGCATCTATACCGTGTTGGTCTGCGTCAAAGAGCAGCATGTGCAG GGCTCACCATTCACTGTGACCGTGAGGAAAAGGCATCGCTCACACACAGGCGTGTTTCACTGCTGCACGTTCTGCTCCAGCGGAGGCCAGAAAACGGCTCGCTGTGCCTGTGGAGGCACCATGCCAG GTGGGTACCTGGGCTGTGGCCACGGACACAAAGGTCACCCAGGCCGCCCGCACTGGTCATGCTGCGGGAAGTTTGCTGAGAAGTCGGAATGCACATGGACAGGTGGGGAGAGTGCACCGAGGAGTCTACTCAGGACCGTAGCCCTCTGA
- the TRIM45 gene encoding tripartite motif-containing protein 45 isoform X2: MPLTSSLALFLPSALALLPPGPRHLERSLPSPSEWPGEDVEFPNLIGWWWCHSGGRRDPQRRRPPLSDGDWTRLSRPGWDWCENYPEPFLILGTNVGNMSENRKPLLGFVGKLPSGTALGNSGKTHCPLCMGLFKAPRLLPCLHTVCTTCLEQLEPYSVVDIRGGDSDTSSEGSIFQELKPHSLQPQIGILCPVCDTQVDLPMGGVKALTIDHLAMNDVMLESLRGEGQGLVCDLCSDREVEKRCQTCRANLCHFCCQAHRRQKKTTYHTVVDLKDLKGYSRIGKPILCPVHPAEELRLFCELCDRPVCRDCVVGEHREHPYDFASNVIHKHGDSVRELLRGTQPHVEALEEALAQITEMNSALQKRVEAVAADVRTFSEGYVKAIEEHRDRLLKQLEDIRVQKENSLQLQKAQLEQLLADMRTGVEFTEHLLTSGSDLEILITKGVVVERLTKLNKVEYSAHPGVNDKIRFSPQQRAGRCRGYEVYGTINTKEVDPAKCVLQGEDLHRAREKQTASFTLLCKDAAGESMGRGGDSVHVAVVPKDKKDSPVRTLVQDNKDGTYYVSYTPKEPGIYTVLVCVKEQHVQVLFSALGLNTEGLTIHCDREEKASLTHRRVSLLHVLLQRRPENGSLCLWRHHARWVPGLWPRTQRSPRPPALVMLREVC; this comes from the exons ATGCCGCTCACTTCCAGCCTcgctcttttcctcccctccgcCCTAGCCCTCCTGCCGCCGGGCCCCCGGCACTTAGAaagatccctcccctccccgtcgGAGTGGCCCGGCGAAGATGTGGAATTTCCAAACCTTATTGGATGGTGGTGGTGTCACTCTGGGGGGAGGCGGGACCCCCAGCGGCGAAGGCCGCCCCTCTCGGACGGTGATTGGACTCGCCTGAGTAGACCGGGCTGGGATTGGTGCGAG AACTACCCAGAGCCTTTCCTGATACTGGGCACAAACGTGGGGAATATGTCAGAAAACAGGAAGCCGCTGCTGGGCTTCGTGGGCAAACTCCCCAGTGGGACTGCACTTGGGAACTCAGGCAAGACTCACTGCCCTTTGTGCATGGGGCTTTTCAAAGCCCCCAGGCTCTTGCCTTGTTTGCACACAGTTTGCACCACGTGTCTGGAGCAGCTGGAACCCTACTCGGTAGTGGACATCCGAGGGGGCGACTCTGACACAAGCTCTGAGGGGTCAATATTCCAGGAACTCAAGCCACACAGTCTGCAGCCCCAGATCGGCATCCTCTGTCCGGTATGTGACACTCAGGTGGACCTGCCCATGGGTGGAGTGAAGGCTTTAACCATAGACCACCTGGCCATGAATGACGTGATGCTGGAGAGTCTTCGTGGGGAAGGCCAGGGCCTGGTGTGTGACCTGTGCAGCGACAGGGAAGTGGAGAAGAGATGTCAGACCTGCAGAGCCAACCTCTGCCACTTCTGCTGCCAGGCTCATAG GCGGCAGAAGAAAACAACTTACCACACGGTGGTGGACCTAAAAGACTTGAAAGGCTACAGCAGGATCGGGAAGCCCATTCTGTGTCCCGTGCACCCAGCAGAGGAGCTGAGACTGTTCTGTGAGCTCTGTGACCGGCCCGTGTGCCGGGACTGCGTGGTGGGCGAGCACCGGGAGCACCCCTACGACTTTGCCAGCAACGTTATTCACAAGCACGGGGACTCCGTGCGGGAGCTTCTCAGAGGCACCCAGCCCCACGTGGAGGCCCTGGAGGAAGCCCTGGCACAGATCACAGAGATGAACAGTGCCCTCCAGAAGCGAGTGGAGGCTGTGGCAGCTGACGTGCGAACGTTCTCCGAGGGTTACGTCAAGGCCATTGAGGAGCACCGGGACAGGCTGCTGAAGCAGCTGGAAGACATCCGGGTCCAGAAGGAAAACTCCCTGCAGCTGCAGAAGGCACAGCTCGAGCAGCTGCTGGCGGACATGCGGACGGGCGTGGAgttcactgagcacctgctgaCCAGTGGCTCGGACTTGGAGATCCTCATCACCAAGGGGGTGGTAGTGGAACGGCTCACGAAGCTGAACAAAGTTGAATATAGTGCCCATCCTGGAGTAAACGATAAGATACGCTTCTCTCCTCAGCAGAGAGCAGGCCGGTGCCGTGGCTATGAAGTTTATGGGACCATCAATACGAAAGAGGTCGATCCAGCTAAATGTGTCCTTCAAGGAGAAG ATCTCCACAGAGCCCGGGAGAAACAGACAGCCTCTTTCACCCTGCTTTGCAAGGATGCAGCaggagagagcatgggcaggggaggagacagCGTGCACGTCGCTGTAGTCCCCAAAGATAAGAAAGACAG TCCGGTCAGAACGCTGGTACAAGATAACAAGGATGGGACGTACTATGTCTCCTATACTCCCAAGGAGCCTGGCATCTATACCGTGTTGGTCTGCGTCAAAGAGCAGCATGTGCAG GTGCTGTTCTCTGCTCTTGGTCTAAACACTGAAGGGCTCACCATTCACTGTGACCGTGAGGAAAAGGCATCGCTCACACACAGGCGTGTTTCACTGCTGCACGTTCTGCTCCAGCGGAGGCCAGAAAACGGCTCGCTGTGCCTGTGGAGGCACCATGCCAG GTGGGTACCTGGGCTGTGGCCACGGACACAAAGGTCACCCAGGCCGCCCGCACTGGTCATGCTGCGGGAAGTTTGCTGA
- the TRIM45 gene encoding tripartite motif-containing protein 45 isoform X1: MPLTSSLALFLPSALALLPPGPRHLERSLPSPSEWPGEDVEFPNLIGWWWCHSGGRRDPQRRRPPLSDGDWTRLSRPGWDWCENYPEPFLILGTNVGNMSENRKPLLGFVGKLPSGTALGNSGKTHCPLCMGLFKAPRLLPCLHTVCTTCLEQLEPYSVVDIRGGDSDTSSEGSIFQELKPHSLQPQIGILCPVCDTQVDLPMGGVKALTIDHLAMNDVMLESLRGEGQGLVCDLCSDREVEKRCQTCRANLCHFCCQAHRRQKKTTYHTVVDLKDLKGYSRIGKPILCPVHPAEELRLFCELCDRPVCRDCVVGEHREHPYDFASNVIHKHGDSVRELLRGTQPHVEALEEALAQITEMNSALQKRVEAVAADVRTFSEGYVKAIEEHRDRLLKQLEDIRVQKENSLQLQKAQLEQLLADMRTGVEFTEHLLTSGSDLEILITKGVVVERLTKLNKVEYSAHPGVNDKIRFSPQQRAGRCRGYEVYGTINTKEVDPAKCVLQGEDLHRAREKQTASFTLLCKDAAGESMGRGGDSVHVAVVPKDKKDSPVRTLVQDNKDGTYYVSYTPKEPGIYTVLVCVKEQHVQGSPFTVTVRKRHRSHTGVFHCCTFCSSGGQKTARCACGGTMPGGYLGCGHGHKGHPGRPHWSCCGKFAEKSECTWTGGESAPRSLLRTVAL; encoded by the exons ATGCCGCTCACTTCCAGCCTcgctcttttcctcccctccgcCCTAGCCCTCCTGCCGCCGGGCCCCCGGCACTTAGAaagatccctcccctccccgtcgGAGTGGCCCGGCGAAGATGTGGAATTTCCAAACCTTATTGGATGGTGGTGGTGTCACTCTGGGGGGAGGCGGGACCCCCAGCGGCGAAGGCCGCCCCTCTCGGACGGTGATTGGACTCGCCTGAGTAGACCGGGCTGGGATTGGTGCGAG AACTACCCAGAGCCTTTCCTGATACTGGGCACAAACGTGGGGAATATGTCAGAAAACAGGAAGCCGCTGCTGGGCTTCGTGGGCAAACTCCCCAGTGGGACTGCACTTGGGAACTCAGGCAAGACTCACTGCCCTTTGTGCATGGGGCTTTTCAAAGCCCCCAGGCTCTTGCCTTGTTTGCACACAGTTTGCACCACGTGTCTGGAGCAGCTGGAACCCTACTCGGTAGTGGACATCCGAGGGGGCGACTCTGACACAAGCTCTGAGGGGTCAATATTCCAGGAACTCAAGCCACACAGTCTGCAGCCCCAGATCGGCATCCTCTGTCCGGTATGTGACACTCAGGTGGACCTGCCCATGGGTGGAGTGAAGGCTTTAACCATAGACCACCTGGCCATGAATGACGTGATGCTGGAGAGTCTTCGTGGGGAAGGCCAGGGCCTGGTGTGTGACCTGTGCAGCGACAGGGAAGTGGAGAAGAGATGTCAGACCTGCAGAGCCAACCTCTGCCACTTCTGCTGCCAGGCTCATAG GCGGCAGAAGAAAACAACTTACCACACGGTGGTGGACCTAAAAGACTTGAAAGGCTACAGCAGGATCGGGAAGCCCATTCTGTGTCCCGTGCACCCAGCAGAGGAGCTGAGACTGTTCTGTGAGCTCTGTGACCGGCCCGTGTGCCGGGACTGCGTGGTGGGCGAGCACCGGGAGCACCCCTACGACTTTGCCAGCAACGTTATTCACAAGCACGGGGACTCCGTGCGGGAGCTTCTCAGAGGCACCCAGCCCCACGTGGAGGCCCTGGAGGAAGCCCTGGCACAGATCACAGAGATGAACAGTGCCCTCCAGAAGCGAGTGGAGGCTGTGGCAGCTGACGTGCGAACGTTCTCCGAGGGTTACGTCAAGGCCATTGAGGAGCACCGGGACAGGCTGCTGAAGCAGCTGGAAGACATCCGGGTCCAGAAGGAAAACTCCCTGCAGCTGCAGAAGGCACAGCTCGAGCAGCTGCTGGCGGACATGCGGACGGGCGTGGAgttcactgagcacctgctgaCCAGTGGCTCGGACTTGGAGATCCTCATCACCAAGGGGGTGGTAGTGGAACGGCTCACGAAGCTGAACAAAGTTGAATATAGTGCCCATCCTGGAGTAAACGATAAGATACGCTTCTCTCCTCAGCAGAGAGCAGGCCGGTGCCGTGGCTATGAAGTTTATGGGACCATCAATACGAAAGAGGTCGATCCAGCTAAATGTGTCCTTCAAGGAGAAG ATCTCCACAGAGCCCGGGAGAAACAGACAGCCTCTTTCACCCTGCTTTGCAAGGATGCAGCaggagagagcatgggcaggggaggagacagCGTGCACGTCGCTGTAGTCCCCAAAGATAAGAAAGACAG TCCGGTCAGAACGCTGGTACAAGATAACAAGGATGGGACGTACTATGTCTCCTATACTCCCAAGGAGCCTGGCATCTATACCGTGTTGGTCTGCGTCAAAGAGCAGCATGTGCAG GGCTCACCATTCACTGTGACCGTGAGGAAAAGGCATCGCTCACACACAGGCGTGTTTCACTGCTGCACGTTCTGCTCCAGCGGAGGCCAGAAAACGGCTCGCTGTGCCTGTGGAGGCACCATGCCAG GTGGGTACCTGGGCTGTGGCCACGGACACAAAGGTCACCCAGGCCGCCCGCACTGGTCATGCTGCGGGAAGTTTGCTGAGAAGTCGGAATGCACATGGACAGGTGGGGAGAGTGCACCGAGGAGTCTACTCAGGACCGTAGCCCTCTGA